From a region of the Nonlabens dokdonensis DSW-6 genome:
- a CDS encoding Hsp20/alpha crystallin family protein, whose protein sequence is MKLATRTANNWLPSLIDEMFNNDYLGGTEPANRSFLPAVNVSEKDDSFTLEMSIPGFKKEEVSIEVDHDLLTISSEVEKTNEETTEQFTRKEFSKQSFKRSFNLPETVNQDKINAAYDNGILTISLPKKEEALPQPKRMISLK, encoded by the coding sequence ATGAAATTAGCAACAAGAACAGCAAACAACTGGTTACCATCTTTAATAGATGAGATGTTTAACAACGATTATTTAGGAGGCACCGAGCCTGCAAATAGATCATTCTTACCAGCGGTAAATGTATCAGAGAAAGACGACTCTTTTACTTTAGAAATGAGTATTCCTGGTTTTAAGAAAGAAGAAGTTTCTATTGAGGTAGATCACGATTTATTGACGATCTCATCTGAGGTAGAGAAAACTAATGAAGAAACTACAGAGCAGTTTACTAGAAAGGAGTTCAGTAAGCAGTCATTTAAAAGAAGCTTTAATTTACCAGAAACGGTGAACCAAGATAAAATTAACGCCGCTTACGATAATGGAATTCTAACTATAAGTCTTCCTAAAAAAGAAGAAGCGCTTCCGCAGCCTAAGAGAATGATTTCTCTTAAGTAA
- a CDS encoding chalcone isomerase family protein — protein MKKLLLAALAILGTYTATAQKTINGVSVEKSITVSGQELELNGAGMREKLWYDLYVGALYLTEKSSDGNALVKADKAMVITLDITDEAVTQDKMKTAVEDGFGDSCTSKERKAIKKEIDTFIGFFKDAIVKGDHFEIAYLPGTGTMVSKNGKKIGTIEGLNFKKGLFGIWLGDDPADEDLKEGMLNK, from the coding sequence ATGAAAAAATTACTTCTTGCGGCTTTAGCAATTTTAGGAACCTATACAGCTACTGCTCAAAAAACGATTAACGGTGTAAGCGTAGAGAAATCTATAACAGTATCTGGCCAAGAGCTAGAATTGAACGGCGCTGGTATGAGAGAAAAACTTTGGTATGATCTATATGTGGGTGCTCTTTATCTAACTGAAAAATCAAGCGATGGAAATGCACTTGTAAAAGCAGATAAAGCTATGGTAATCACATTAGACATCACAGACGAGGCTGTTACTCAAGACAAAATGAAAACGGCTGTAGAAGATGGTTTTGGTGATAGTTGTACAAGTAAAGAAAGAAAAGCGATTAAAAAAGAGATCGATACGTTTATAGGCTTCTTTAAAGATGCTATCGTAAAAGGAGACCACTTTGAAATTGCTTACTTGCCTGGAACTGGGACAATGGTTTCTAAAAACGGCAAGAAAATAGGAACTATTGAAGGTCTTAATTTCAAAAAAGGATTATTCGGAATCTGGTTAGGTGATGACCCAGCAGATGAGGATCTTAAAGAAGGAATGTTAAACAAGTAA
- a CDS encoding tellurite resistance TerB family protein: MQRSYSQQILIFTNNLNIMTYTTQEKKHIISELILMAHADNQLKSEEVAFIISVGKRMELDASDVIYMMKHPEELETVIPKKFAKRILHFHRMMLMMHIDGHVDELELQLLHSVALQYGFRKSTVDSLLATMLKYPHGEIPPSELMQIHTINSN, from the coding sequence ATGCAAAGAAGTTACTCACAACAAATTCTTATTTTCACAAACAATTTGAATATCATGACTTATACAACACAAGAAAAAAAACATATCATAAGTGAGCTAATTCTAATGGCCCACGCAGATAATCAGCTGAAAAGTGAAGAAGTTGCTTTTATAATTTCAGTCGGTAAAAGAATGGAACTAGATGCTAGTGATGTGATTTATATGATGAAACATCCAGAAGAATTAGAAACAGTTATTCCTAAAAAGTTTGCAAAGCGCATTCTTCATTTTCACAGAATGATGTTAATGATGCATATAGATGGTCATGTAGATGAGTTAGAATTACAATTGCTGCACAGTGTAGCATTGCAATACGGTTTTAGGAAATCTACAGTTGATAGTCTATTAGCAACGATGCTGAAATATCCGCATGGTGAGATTCCACCGTCAGAATTGATGCAAATTCATACTATAAATAGTAATTAA
- a CDS encoding DUF6671 family protein, whose protein sequence is MFQGRKLVIATKHRKEEVIAPLLEEALQVKCFVNEGFDTDILGTFSGEVERKEDPISTARQKCLMAMEASDCDLGIASEGSFGAHPSAFFASADDEFLIFIDKKNNLEIVARELSMETNFNGQEITSLKELIEFAKEAQFPSHALILRRSKDDTTDIIKGITNDVQLQEAFEQLSTISNKVYVETDMRAMHNPSRMKVIEAATKKIIKKIQTACPKCNMPGFDITEIKKGLPCDLCSQPTNSILSHLSMCKHCSFTKEEFYPNDKQTEDPMYCDFCNP, encoded by the coding sequence ATGTTCCAAGGAAGAAAACTTGTCATTGCAACAAAGCATCGTAAAGAAGAGGTCATCGCTCCTTTATTAGAAGAAGCCTTACAAGTTAAATGCTTTGTGAACGAAGGTTTTGACACCGATATTTTAGGTACATTTTCTGGTGAAGTAGAACGTAAAGAAGACCCCATTTCAACGGCAAGACAAAAATGCCTCATGGCAATGGAAGCAAGCGATTGCGATCTTGGTATTGCAAGTGAAGGTTCTTTTGGTGCGCATCCATCTGCTTTTTTTGCTAGTGCAGACGATGAATTCCTCATCTTCATCGATAAAAAAAATAATCTAGAAATCGTCGCAAGAGAGTTGAGCATGGAAACCAATTTTAATGGTCAAGAAATTACATCATTAAAAGAACTGATTGAATTTGCTAAGGAAGCTCAATTTCCTTCACATGCTTTAATCTTACGTAGATCCAAAGATGACACTACGGATATCATAAAAGGAATCACCAATGATGTTCAATTACAGGAAGCGTTTGAACAGCTTAGCACCATTTCAAACAAAGTTTACGTAGAAACAGATATGAGAGCGATGCATAATCCGAGTCGCATGAAAGTTATTGAAGCTGCAACTAAAAAAATTATCAAAAAAATTCAAACTGCATGTCCTAAATGCAATATGCCTGGTTTTGATATTACTGAGATTAAAAAGGGTTTACCTTGTGATCTTTGCAGTCAGCCTACTAATTCTATACTAAGCCATTTAAGTATGTGTAAGCATTGTTCTTTTACAAAAGAAGAGTTTTACCCTAATGATAAGCAAACAGAGGATCCCATGTATTGTGATTTTTGTAATCCATAA
- the nadC gene encoding carboxylating nicotinate-nucleotide diphosphorylase has translation MDYNSQEAQKEIKRIIQNALREDVGDGDHSSLSCIPETAIGKARLLVKDEGIIAGVAFAQAVFKEVDPNLKVDVRIDDGTHVKYGDEAFYVSGSSQSILKAERLALNAMQRMSAIATKTRSFVDLLEGTKTQILDTRKTTPGIRILEKWAVDIGGGVNHRFGLYDVIMLKDNHIDFAGGVSKAIQKTKQYLKDTNRDLKIIVEARNLEEIKEILTNEGVYRILIDNFNYEDTRKAVELIGDQCLTESSGGITLDTARKYAECGVDFISSGSLTHSVYNLDLSLKAMHE, from the coding sequence ATGGACTACAACTCACAAGAGGCTCAAAAAGAAATCAAACGTATTATTCAAAATGCATTAAGAGAAGATGTAGGAGATGGAGATCACAGTAGTTTGTCCTGTATTCCAGAAACGGCTATTGGTAAGGCAAGATTGCTAGTAAAAGACGAAGGGATTATTGCTGGTGTTGCTTTCGCGCAAGCGGTATTCAAAGAAGTAGATCCTAATTTAAAAGTAGATGTAAGAATAGACGATGGAACTCACGTAAAATATGGTGATGAAGCATTCTACGTTTCTGGTTCTTCTCAGTCCATATTGAAAGCGGAACGTCTAGCACTTAACGCCATGCAACGTATGAGTGCTATTGCAACAAAAACTAGGTCGTTTGTAGATCTTCTAGAAGGAACTAAAACTCAAATTTTAGATACTCGTAAAACAACTCCAGGAATTCGTATTCTTGAAAAATGGGCTGTGGATATAGGTGGTGGAGTGAATCATCGTTTTGGGTTATATGATGTCATTATGCTTAAAGATAATCATATAGACTTTGCTGGTGGCGTTTCTAAAGCGATTCAAAAAACAAAGCAATACCTTAAAGACACTAATCGTGATTTAAAGATTATTGTAGAAGCGCGTAACCTCGAAGAGATCAAAGAAATTTTAACCAATGAAGGTGTGTATCGTATCTTAATTGATAATTTCAATTACGAGGATACAAGAAAAGCGGTAGAACTAATAGGAGACCAATGCCTAACCGAAAGTAGTGGTGGAATTACCCTTGATACAGCTAGAAAATATGCCGAATGCGGAGTAGATTTTATTTCTAGTGGTTCACTTACTCATAGCGTTTATAACCTTGACCTAAGCCTTAAGGCGATGCATGAGTAG
- a CDS encoding NAD(P)-dependent alcohol dehydrogenase, translating to MLEAKAYGASSADANFGEMTIDRRDLHDIDVKIDILYCGVCHSDIHAKLNDWGNAKYPIVPGHEIIGKVTEVGSKVSKYKVGDLVGVGCMVDSCQECSACEEDMEMWCENGSTSTYNSKDKFLDGHTLGGYSTTIVVREEFVLSVSEDLDIKAVAPLLCAGITTYSPLKHWNIQKGDKVGIVGLGGLGHMGIKFAAAMGAETVMITTSEEKSKDAKRLGADSVIISKDKDQMKEHNNSFDFILNTIPVGHDVNPYLALLKRDKTMCLVGAIEPLENVHGGNLILRRKRLAGSLIGGIKETQEMLDFCAEHNIVSDVEMINMQDIDNAFERVQNSDVKYRFVIDMESLKS from the coding sequence ATGTTAGAAGCTAAAGCTTACGGAGCATCAAGTGCAGATGCAAATTTTGGGGAAATGACCATCGATAGAAGAGATTTACATGATATAGATGTAAAGATTGACATACTGTATTGTGGAGTTTGCCATAGTGATATTCACGCAAAATTAAACGATTGGGGAAATGCAAAATACCCTATTGTTCCAGGTCATGAAATCATAGGTAAAGTTACAGAAGTAGGAAGTAAAGTATCCAAATATAAAGTAGGAGACCTTGTAGGAGTAGGATGTATGGTAGACTCTTGTCAAGAATGTAGTGCTTGTGAAGAAGATATGGAAATGTGGTGTGAAAATGGTTCTACAAGTACGTATAACAGTAAAGATAAATTTTTAGATGGTCACACTCTAGGTGGTTATTCTACTACAATCGTGGTTAGAGAAGAATTTGTTTTATCGGTTTCTGAAGACCTGGATATCAAAGCGGTTGCACCTTTATTATGTGCTGGAATTACAACCTATTCTCCTTTAAAACACTGGAATATTCAAAAAGGTGATAAAGTAGGAATTGTAGGTTTAGGTGGTTTAGGTCACATGGGAATCAAGTTTGCTGCAGCAATGGGAGCAGAAACAGTTATGATCACCACAAGTGAAGAAAAATCTAAAGATGCAAAACGTCTAGGTGCTGATAGTGTGATCATTTCAAAGGATAAAGATCAAATGAAAGAGCACAATAACAGCTTTGACTTTATATTAAATACCATTCCTGTAGGTCACGATGTGAATCCTTATCTCGCTTTATTAAAAAGAGATAAAACCATGTGTCTAGTAGGCGCAATTGAACCTCTAGAAAATGTTCACGGTGGTAATCTTATTTTAAGAAGAAAAAGACTAGCTGGTTCACTAATAGGTGGAATTAAGGAAACTCAAGAAATGTTAGACTTTTGTGCAGAACATAATATTGTGTCAGATGTAGAAATGATCAATATGCAAGATATTGATAACGCTTTTGAAAGAGTTCAAAATAGTGATGTGAAATATCGTTTTGTTATCGATATGGAGAGTTTGAAAAGCTGA
- a CDS encoding DUF2147 domain-containing protein: MKYFITVLFMVFAFAKANSQDITGTWKTIDDDSGEVKSHVEIYKRDGKVYGKVIKVLDDKAPEKPLCVECKGDLKDAPIIGLEIIQDLEKKGDEYKNGTILDPENGKSYTCKIWLNEDDSNKLMVRGYVAFFYRTQSWERLK, encoded by the coding sequence ATGAAATATTTTATTACAGTATTGTTTATGGTTTTCGCTTTCGCGAAAGCGAACTCACAAGACATCACAGGAACATGGAAAACGATTGATGATGATAGTGGCGAGGTAAAGTCACATGTAGAAATCTATAAACGCGACGGAAAGGTTTATGGTAAAGTGATTAAAGTACTTGATGATAAAGCTCCAGAGAAGCCATTATGTGTGGAGTGCAAAGGAGACTTAAAAGACGCACCGATCATCGGTCTGGAAATCATTCAAGATCTAGAAAAGAAAGGTGACGAATATAAAAATGGAACCATTTTAGATCCTGAGAATGGAAAATCTTATACCTGCAAAATTTGGCTTAATGAAGACGATAGTAATAAATTGATGGTGCGTGGTTATGTTGCATTTTTCTATCGCACTCAATCATGGGAACGATTAAAATAG
- a CDS encoding WG repeat-containing protein encodes MKSFILILVTLLSYNCYSQDPGLEIEINEMELMEEIGMEEVPLSEMKDKASYFTKGGKYGFVYPEGVFQDPIYDKISFGKETYIVKKGEKYGLTDLKGKEISKIEFDSIGGLYNGFIMKKNGHYGTFTIAGEPILPIQYKKILAFNKQMTFIKNNKNKIQLIFNKSLKIFKEDIEYVELYGNLAIMKSNGNYGVIKEQQVLPFVYDSISYGVSKSPAALRRMRKNKSYIFDQFNLRKNIKELILYKDDKKGIADDMGKIIYPPENDEISMRTSYKYYLVKKGTLNSIYFPISKKKTAFNIQRAYADGVGYVMAVKNGKTGVYDLQGNLIIPFLYDSSSSIRQVSSGLGFKVSKDKKEGIVDKEGNVLVPAIYDEVGSFYDSNFRDYVPVQSNGKTGVVSLDGKLIIPIEYEWIGVENDFFNVMTSKPERKFGIYDRLGELIVPVKYQFIAHTDTRNSSLTVLKSGDKSFNFLNEEKELIFKNIITTYGYVLKEDRLFNPLNSNGISQLYVQNNKGKYGLLNEFTGNLDVAIKYDSIIQKFETVDHTYYSIKKGKKYGLINDANEIILPFKYKDIDLDFISANPINGKGDKFSIVVRKGKKYGAVNLKNEVVIPFQYDYLKRLSYHKLFKAQKNEAYEIIGVNNEPIVKEKFDEIANFEIMETSYYSDKTTYRALTFKDGKMRVITNDGKFISNPVTMELHHGYTTFNELKETLVKALNSPENVLLKEFVDKIAPSQHILFYLKKNIFNDQSLSFTNIDYIKEKYLKELLRFKYSYWKPENGNGYNKSSLNKVNDYTIYNSNIVTNKRYIDHAFGNTKYMEKFLRNSIKVNGYWISTYFMKRGF; translated from the coding sequence ATGAAATCATTTATACTAATTTTAGTTACACTTTTATCCTATAATTGTTATTCACAAGACCCTGGTCTTGAAATAGAGATAAACGAGATGGAATTAATGGAAGAAATAGGGATGGAAGAAGTTCCTTTATCAGAAATGAAAGATAAAGCTTCATACTTTACAAAAGGAGGTAAATATGGTTTTGTTTATCCAGAAGGCGTTTTTCAAGACCCAATTTATGATAAAATCTCTTTCGGTAAGGAGACTTACATCGTAAAAAAAGGCGAAAAGTATGGTTTAACAGATTTAAAAGGAAAAGAAATAAGTAAAATAGAATTTGACAGTATTGGTGGATTGTATAATGGTTTCATCATGAAGAAAAATGGACATTATGGTACATTCACTATTGCTGGCGAACCTATTTTACCTATCCAGTACAAAAAAATATTAGCTTTTAATAAGCAAATGACTTTCATAAAAAATAATAAAAACAAGATACAATTAATATTTAATAAGTCATTAAAAATATTTAAAGAGGATATTGAATATGTAGAATTATATGGAAATCTTGCTATCATGAAAAGCAATGGCAATTATGGAGTTATAAAAGAGCAACAAGTTTTGCCTTTTGTTTATGATAGTATTTCCTACGGTGTGTCAAAAAGTCCAGCAGCATTGAGAAGAATGAGAAAGAATAAATCTTATATTTTCGATCAGTTCAACCTGAGAAAAAATATCAAGGAACTTATTCTTTATAAAGACGATAAAAAAGGTATTGCTGACGATATGGGAAAAATTATTTATCCGCCTGAAAATGATGAGATAAGCATGAGAACCTCTTACAAATATTATCTCGTTAAAAAAGGCACTCTTAATAGTATATATTTTCCTATTTCTAAGAAAAAGACCGCATTCAATATTCAAAGAGCTTATGCTGATGGTGTAGGCTATGTTATGGCTGTTAAAAATGGTAAAACTGGTGTTTATGATCTTCAAGGTAACCTTATCATTCCTTTTTTATACGATAGCAGTTCTTCAATTAGGCAAGTTAGTAGTGGCTTGGGTTTTAAAGTTTCCAAGGATAAAAAAGAGGGAATCGTAGATAAAGAAGGAAATGTTCTCGTACCAGCCATTTATGATGAAGTGGGTTCTTTCTATGATAGTAATTTTCGCGATTATGTTCCAGTGCAATCTAATGGCAAGACAGGAGTGGTTAGTTTAGATGGCAAGTTAATTATACCTATAGAATATGAATGGATAGGTGTAGAAAATGATTTCTTCAATGTAATGACATCAAAGCCCGAACGTAAATTCGGTATTTACGATCGATTAGGAGAACTTATTGTGCCTGTAAAATATCAGTTTATTGCTCATACAGATACTCGCAACAGCTCACTAACCGTCTTAAAAAGTGGAGATAAATCCTTTAATTTTCTTAATGAAGAAAAGGAATTGATATTTAAGAATATTATCACAACTTATGGGTATGTATTAAAAGAAGATAGACTCTTTAATCCTTTAAATAGTAATGGTATAAGTCAGCTATATGTTCAAAATAATAAAGGTAAGTATGGTTTACTTAATGAATTTACAGGAAATTTAGATGTAGCTATAAAATATGATAGCATTATCCAAAAATTTGAAACTGTAGATCACACCTATTATAGTATTAAAAAGGGTAAGAAATATGGACTAATAAATGATGCTAACGAGATTATTTTACCTTTTAAATATAAGGATATAGACTTAGATTTTATATCAGCAAATCCTATTAATGGAAAAGGTGATAAATTTAGTATTGTGGTACGTAAAGGTAAAAAATACGGCGCTGTCAACTTAAAGAATGAGGTGGTAATACCTTTTCAATATGACTATTTAAAACGCCTTTCTTACCACAAGCTATTTAAGGCTCAGAAAAATGAAGCGTATGAAATCATAGGCGTTAATAATGAACCCATTGTAAAAGAAAAATTTGATGAAATAGCAAATTTTGAAATAATGGAAACCTCTTATTACAGTGATAAAACCACTTATAGAGCCTTAACTTTTAAGGATGGTAAAATGCGTGTTATTACAAATGATGGCAAATTTATAAGCAACCCAGTAACTATGGAACTACATCATGGTTATACAACTTTCAATGAATTAAAAGAAACATTAGTAAAGGCATTAAATAGCCCAGAGAACGTATTGCTAAAAGAATTTGTTGATAAAATTGCGCCGTCTCAACATATATTATTTTATTTGAAGAAAAATATCTTTAATGATCAATCGCTTTCTTTTACCAATATTGATTACATAAAAGAGAAATATCTTAAAGAATTATTGAGGTTCAAATATTCATATTGGAAACCTGAAAATGGAAATGGTTATAATAAATCTTCTCTTAATAAAGTTAACGATTACACTATATATAATAGTAACATAGTTACTAATAAGAGATATATAGATCATGCCTTTGGCAACACAAAATACATGGAGAAATTTCTAAGAAATTCTATAAAGGTAAATGGCTACTGGATCAGTACCTATTTTATGAAACGTGGATTTTGA
- a CDS encoding DUF2254 domain-containing protein, with protein MKALIIRIRSFINTITGSIAFYPTFYAISAVVFALIMKWAEEMNISSYLQEHLPQLVINDIETARTILTTLIAGGISMLVFSFSMVMLLLSQAAANYSPRVLPNLISNRRHQFILGTFLATILYNIITVIGLEPTDQKYQLPGFSVLLGIISAFLALGAFVYFIHSISTSIQINNILEDIFKKSSDRLKILIDEEKYAEDFPDTSDWHVYKTKKSGTIQNISVNGLKEAVEEFETKFEVLIVKGQYILTDSDMFLSEKELKDEELEEIYKNFNYSESELVSDNYALGFKQITEIGIKAMSPGINDPGTAIDTIDYLTELVRIRMQKQDHSISSNKEDKPVLKVKVIAFETLIYNVFASYRNYCKHDLTVMQKLLQLFSRCIERESCQRSYHEVLHNQAKLLIHDAEESISNQHDLNVLKNQFQEIEDKIKSIN; from the coding sequence ATGAAAGCATTAATCATAAGAATACGTTCCTTTATAAATACCATAACTGGTAGTATTGCCTTCTATCCTACTTTTTATGCCATAAGCGCAGTAGTTTTTGCTCTTATAATGAAATGGGCAGAAGAAATGAACATCTCTTCTTACCTCCAAGAACATCTTCCACAACTCGTTATTAATGACATAGAAACAGCAAGAACTATATTGACCACTCTAATTGCTGGCGGTATTTCAATGCTTGTCTTTTCTTTCTCCATGGTGATGCTGTTATTAAGTCAAGCGGCAGCAAATTATTCACCTCGTGTATTACCTAATTTAATATCTAATAGAAGGCATCAATTCATTTTAGGAACTTTTCTTGCTACTATTCTTTATAATATAATCACTGTTATAGGTCTGGAACCAACAGATCAAAAATACCAATTACCTGGATTTTCTGTGTTATTGGGAATTATTTCAGCTTTTTTAGCATTGGGTGCATTTGTTTATTTCATCCATAGTATATCAACTAGTATTCAAATCAATAATATTTTAGAAGATATTTTCAAAAAATCTTCAGATCGGTTAAAAATACTTATTGATGAAGAAAAATATGCCGAAGATTTTCCTGATACTTCTGATTGGCACGTTTATAAAACTAAAAAGAGCGGTACGATTCAAAATATAAGCGTCAACGGACTTAAAGAAGCAGTTGAGGAATTTGAAACAAAATTTGAGGTGTTAATTGTTAAAGGTCAATACATATTAACAGACTCTGATATGTTTCTATCAGAGAAAGAATTGAAAGATGAAGAATTAGAAGAAATCTATAAGAACTTTAATTATTCCGAATCTGAATTAGTTAGTGATAACTATGCTCTAGGTTTTAAACAAATTACAGAAATAGGAATAAAAGCTATGTCTCCAGGAATAAATGATCCCGGAACTGCCATCGATACTATAGACTACTTGACGGAGCTAGTGAGAATAAGAATGCAAAAACAAGATCATAGTATAAGCTCTAATAAAGAAGACAAGCCTGTTTTAAAAGTAAAGGTTATTGCATTTGAAACACTTATTTACAACGTATTTGCGTCTTATCGCAATTATTGTAAACACGATCTTACGGTGATGCAAAAGCTATTACAATTGTTTTCTCGTTGCATAGAAAGAGAATCATGCCAGCGATCATATCACGAAGTACTTCATAATCAGGCAAAACTTCTCATTCACGATGCCGAAGAGTCCATTTCTAACCAACATGATTTAAACGTCTTGAAAAACCAATTTCAAGAAATAGAAGATAAAATTAAAAGCATTAACTGA
- a CDS encoding tRNA (cytidine(34)-2'-O)-methyltransferase — MHIVLVEPEIHTNTGNIGRLSLATGSHLHLVKPFGFELTDARLKRAGLDYWQHIELTIYENFLEFFEKNKDRNMAFLSSHGTKDYTEIPFDNEVMLVFGKESKGLSSEITNQFKDQLYTIPQYSKHIRSINLANAVAVITYEGLRQLRA; from the coding sequence ATGCACATCGTTTTAGTGGAACCAGAAATTCATACCAATACAGGAAATATAGGACGTCTAAGTCTTGCTACCGGATCGCATTTGCATCTAGTGAAACCATTCGGATTTGAACTTACCGATGCTCGACTGAAACGTGCAGGACTGGACTACTGGCAGCATATTGAGTTAACGATATATGAAAACTTTTTAGAGTTTTTTGAGAAAAATAAAGATCGTAATATGGCTTTTTTAAGCAGTCATGGTACTAAGGATTATACCGAGATTCCGTTTGATAATGAGGTGATGTTGGTTTTTGGCAAAGAATCTAAAGGTTTGTCAAGCGAGATTACAAATCAGTTCAAAGATCAATTATATACAATACCGCAATACAGTAAACACATAAGAAGTATCAACCTTGCTAACGCAGTTGCAGTGATCACCTATGAAGGATTACGCCAATTGCGAGCATAA
- the rlmH gene encoding 23S rRNA (pseudouridine(1915)-N(3))-methyltransferase RlmH yields the protein MKITLLAVGKTDDSRIDQLTQMYVDRLGHYINFDLEFLPDLKKTKNLSEDQQKNEEGKLILNKLEKSDFVTLLDEKGKKYTSMQFAELINKRSISGLKRLVFIIGGPYGFSPDVYSRANSKLSLSDMTFSHQMVRLFAVEQIYRAFTILRNEPYHHE from the coding sequence ATGAAAATCACACTTCTAGCCGTAGGTAAAACAGACGACTCTCGCATCGATCAACTCACACAAATGTATGTAGATCGACTGGGTCATTATATCAATTTTGACCTTGAGTTCCTACCTGATTTAAAGAAAACCAAAAACCTAAGTGAAGACCAGCAAAAAAACGAAGAAGGAAAACTTATTCTCAATAAATTAGAGAAAAGTGACTTTGTAACGCTACTAGATGAAAAAGGAAAGAAGTACACCAGCATGCAATTTGCCGAGTTGATCAATAAACGTAGCATTTCTGGATTAAAACGATTGGTTTTCATCATCGGAGGACCTTATGGATTTTCTCCTGATGTGTACTCTAGAGCCAATTCAAAATTGTCATTAAGCGATATGACTTTTTCTCATCAAATGGTACGCTTATTTGCTGTAGAGCAGATTTATAGAGCGTTTACTATACTTAGAAACGAACCTTATCATCATGAGTGA
- a CDS encoding YihY/virulence factor BrkB family protein has product MSRFKQILDRIPIISWFVAITNRWKLPGFQGMTAWDLWETYSVGIVEGAFSARASSISYSFFMAIFPFILFILNLIPFIEIDNFQEEVLFFVNDLLPAQAAGAFDEIFKEIALQENTGLLTIAFFTSLFLMANGVNAIFNGFERSYHSDLNRGFFRQYFVSLGVSVILVVFLFLGVVLAGVVEYWISELRARDFMTEDSMEVWLKLIRYVTLVVMLFIFVCTLYYTGTKEGRNTRFFSIGAVVTTFLIILFSYLYGVYIDNFASYNEIYGSIGALLILMVYIWLNANLLLLGFELNASLRALKARNLKTT; this is encoded by the coding sequence ATGAGTAGGTTTAAACAAATATTAGATCGCATCCCTATAATTTCATGGTTTGTTGCCATAACAAACAGGTGGAAATTACCAGGTTTTCAAGGTATGACCGCTTGGGATTTATGGGAAACGTATTCAGTAGGAATTGTGGAAGGAGCATTCTCTGCAAGAGCTAGTTCTATTTCCTACAGCTTTTTTATGGCTATTTTTCCCTTTATCCTGTTTATATTAAACCTTATTCCTTTTATAGAAATAGATAACTTTCAAGAAGAAGTACTCTTTTTTGTAAACGACTTGTTGCCGGCACAGGCTGCCGGTGCTTTTGATGAAATTTTTAAGGAGATCGCTTTACAAGAAAATACAGGTTTATTAACCATTGCTTTTTTTACTTCGTTGTTCTTAATGGCAAATGGTGTCAACGCTATTTTTAATGGATTTGAACGCAGTTATCATTCTGACCTAAATAGAGGTTTTTTTAGACAGTACTTTGTGTCACTAGGAGTTTCTGTAATTCTTGTTGTCTTTTTATTTTTAGGAGTTGTTTTAGCTGGTGTCGTAGAATATTGGATCTCAGAATTGAGAGCAAGAGACTTCATGACCGAAGACTCAATGGAAGTCTGGTTAAAGTTAATACGTTACGTTACCCTTGTGGTCATGTTATTTATTTTTGTTTGCACTTTATATTATACTGGAACTAAAGAAGGTAGAAACACAAGATTCTTTTCTATAGGAGCAGTAGTTACCACCTTTTTAATTATCTTATTTTCATACCTTTATGGAGTGTATATAGATAACTTTGCTTCTTATAATGAAATCTATGGATCTATAGGAGCTTTATTAATTTTGATGGTATATATTTGGCTCAATGCCAATCTTTTATTATTAGGATTTGAATTAAATGCATCACTTCGTGCATTAAAGGCACGGAATTTGAAAACAACATAG